One region of Desulfitobacterium chlororespirans DSM 11544 genomic DNA includes:
- a CDS encoding cold shock domain-containing protein has protein sequence MLGKVKWFSKQKGYGFIEGDHGQDIFVHFSSIMGDGFRTLEEGQGVEFDIIQGPRGEQASNVQAR, from the coding sequence GTGTTGGGTAAAGTAAAGTGGTTTAGCAAACAAAAAGGGTATGGATTTATCGAAGGGGATCATGGACAGGATATTTTCGTTCATTTCTCTTCCATCATGGGTGACGGCTTCCGTACTTTAGAAGAAGGTCAAGGTGTGGAATTCGATATTATCCAAGGCCCGCGGGGAGAACAGGCTTCTAATGTGCAAGCGAGATAA
- a CDS encoding ComF family protein, which produces MSGSIFSLWQDIKDLARSLLYEKESTCLLCETHVSGCQVFCDDCKQTYFRPDLNRCSHCGKLLEPQHTECEDCVAGRGPKGMEQAVAWGHYTGAWREFIQNVKFKSQPYLLKRLGPSLGDFALRHLPPPHWIVPVPLHDERLAERGFNQAAAIASLLHWELGIPLWEGLHRVQPTTPQVGLSRKERLDNLESAFQIVSSSQGLKQIQGARVWLVDDVTTTGATLEHCAKVLKRGGAAQVYGLVLAAGLEKGQKKDYSVSEFGVIIGADRRESVTIF; this is translated from the coding sequence ATGTCCGGCTCTATTTTTTCTCTATGGCAAGATATAAAAGACCTTGCCCGATCTCTGCTCTATGAAAAGGAGTCAACCTGTCTTCTCTGTGAAACCCATGTGTCAGGGTGCCAGGTTTTCTGTGATGATTGTAAGCAAACTTATTTCCGGCCGGATTTAAACCGGTGTAGCCATTGCGGCAAGCTTCTTGAACCTCAGCATACAGAATGTGAAGACTGCGTTGCGGGCAGAGGGCCCAAAGGTATGGAGCAGGCTGTGGCCTGGGGACATTATACGGGGGCTTGGCGGGAGTTCATTCAGAATGTAAAATTTAAATCCCAGCCTTATTTGCTGAAACGGCTTGGCCCGTCTCTGGGGGATTTTGCCCTTCGCCATTTACCGCCTCCCCATTGGATTGTGCCTGTTCCTTTGCATGATGAACGATTAGCGGAAAGAGGCTTCAATCAGGCGGCAGCTATTGCCTCCCTTCTGCATTGGGAACTGGGGATTCCTTTGTGGGAGGGTTTGCACCGGGTTCAACCCACTACCCCGCAAGTGGGGTTAAGCCGGAAAGAAAGGCTGGATAATCTGGAGTCGGCTTTTCAAATAGTCTCTTCATCACAAGGGCTTAAGCAAATCCAAGGAGCCAGGGTTTGGCTTGTTGATGATGTGACCACTACCGGTGCAACTTTGGAGCATTGTGCCAAGGTGCTGAAACGGGGTGGAGCAGCTCAGGTGTATGGGCTCGTTTTAGCTGCAGGTTTGGAGAAAGGACAGAAAAAGGACTATTCAGTCTCAGAATTCGGTGTTATAATAGGGGCGGATAGGCGTGAGTCTGTTACTATTTTTTAA
- a CDS encoding basic amino acid ABC transporter substrate-binding protein, whose product MKKNVRNGIIAAVMMGLLALTGCGGQSQPPANSGADNGGNAGEEKVLKIGSAIEYAPFEFMDKKQNPTGFDIDLMNEIAKDLGYTAKFESSSFDGLVAAIGLGKYDAVISAMTITDDRAKSVLFSDPYFESAQIIAVKKGSAIKSEQDLIGKKVGVQQGTTGQFAVEDLGIDPRKFDTIGDAINDMMIGGSEAVVADTPTLYYFITQNPKMDIEIVPSAFEKEYFGIAFKLDNKELADQVNATLKKFMDNGKYNEIYKKWFNEDAPKF is encoded by the coding sequence ATGAAAAAGAATGTACGTAATGGGATCATTGCTGCGGTTATGATGGGCCTGCTTGCCCTTACAGGCTGCGGCGGTCAAAGTCAGCCTCCGGCCAACAGTGGAGCGGATAATGGAGGGAATGCAGGAGAAGAAAAAGTGCTGAAGATCGGCTCCGCTATTGAGTATGCACCTTTTGAATTTATGGACAAAAAACAAAATCCTACAGGTTTTGATATCGATTTGATGAACGAAATCGCCAAGGACTTAGGCTATACCGCGAAGTTTGAATCATCCTCCTTTGATGGGTTAGTCGCAGCAATTGGCCTGGGAAAATATGATGCCGTCATCTCGGCGATGACCATCACCGACGACCGTGCAAAATCGGTTCTTTTCAGCGACCCTTATTTTGAATCCGCTCAAATAATCGCTGTTAAAAAAGGTTCAGCAATTAAATCCGAGCAGGATTTAATCGGCAAAAAAGTCGGTGTTCAGCAAGGAACCACCGGTCAGTTTGCCGTTGAAGATCTGGGAATCGATCCCAGGAAATTCGATACTATCGGCGATGCCATCAACGATATGATGATTGGCGGCTCTGAGGCAGTGGTTGCCGATACCCCCACTCTTTACTACTTCATTACCCAGAACCCAAAAATGGATATTGAAATAGTCCCCAGTGCTTTCGAAAAAGAGTATTTTGGCATCGCCTTTAAGCTTGACAATAAAGAATTAGCCGATCAAGTGAATGCTACTTTAAAGAAGTTTATGGACAATGGCAAATACAATGAGATCTATAAAAAATGGTTTAATGAGGATGCTCCTAAGTTCTAA
- a CDS encoding amino acid ABC transporter ATP-binding protein gives MITVKNLHKHFGKLEVLRGIDCHIKEKEVVVVIGPSGSGKSTFLRCLNKLEELTYGEIVVDGIPLNSETNVNAIRREVGMVFQRFNLFPHKTAMENITLAPGIVRKTSKQETEWMAMELLKKVGLEDKAHEYPDRLSGGQQQRVAIARALAMRPKVMLFDEPTSALDPEMVGEVLAVMKDLAREGMTMVVVTHEMGFAREVGDRVIFMDEGRIMEEGSPAELFGNPQNPRTQSFLSKIL, from the coding sequence GTGATAACCGTTAAAAATCTGCACAAGCATTTTGGTAAGCTTGAGGTCCTGCGCGGCATTGATTGTCATATTAAAGAAAAAGAGGTTGTAGTGGTTATTGGTCCCAGCGGCTCGGGAAAGAGCACTTTCCTGCGCTGCCTCAACAAGCTGGAGGAGCTCACGTACGGAGAAATCGTCGTGGATGGCATTCCTTTGAATTCGGAAACCAATGTCAATGCTATACGGCGGGAAGTGGGCATGGTCTTTCAAAGGTTTAACCTGTTTCCCCATAAGACGGCTATGGAGAATATTACCTTGGCTCCGGGAATTGTTCGCAAGACCAGCAAGCAGGAAACAGAATGGATGGCCATGGAGCTCTTGAAAAAAGTGGGCTTGGAAGATAAGGCACATGAGTATCCCGATCGGCTTTCCGGAGGGCAGCAGCAGCGGGTTGCTATTGCCAGGGCTCTCGCTATGCGCCCTAAAGTCATGCTCTTTGACGAACCTACCTCAGCCCTTGATCCCGAGATGGTAGGTGAGGTTCTGGCTGTCATGAAAGATCTGGCCAGGGAAGGCATGACCATGGTTGTGGTCACTCATGAAATGGGCTTTGCCCGGGAAGTAGGAGACCGGGTGATCTTTATGGATGAAGGAAGAATCATGGAGGAAGGGTCCCCGGCAGAACTCTTTGGCAACCCTCAGAATCCGCGCACTCAATCCTTCCTGAGCAAGATCCTTTAG
- a CDS encoding amino acid ABC transporter permease, translated as MELRWELMLESVNPLLKGTLITLELTAGAVGIGIVIGLFMALMRLSNSRILRGLSIAYIDFFRGTPLLVQLLMVYFALPQLLNFQVPDNYQFIAAITAMGLNSGAYIAEIFRAGIQSIDKGQGEAARSLGMTQGQAMRHVILPQAFKRVIPPLGNEFIALLKDSSLVSFIALQDLMYSGKLIVSRTYQPFVIYLEVALFYLAMTLLLSRFVNYTERRFGKSDNR; from the coding sequence GTGGAACTCCGTTGGGAATTAATGCTTGAGAGCGTCAATCCCTTGCTGAAAGGAACATTGATCACTCTGGAGCTTACGGCCGGGGCTGTGGGGATAGGGATTGTGATCGGCCTGTTTATGGCATTGATGCGTTTATCCAATAGCCGGATTTTACGTGGCTTATCCATAGCCTATATTGATTTCTTCAGAGGGACGCCGCTTTTGGTTCAGCTTCTCATGGTGTATTTCGCTCTCCCTCAGCTCTTAAATTTCCAGGTTCCTGATAATTATCAATTTATTGCCGCGATTACGGCCATGGGTCTTAACTCGGGAGCCTATATTGCGGAGATTTTTCGGGCTGGGATTCAGTCCATTGATAAAGGGCAGGGAGAAGCGGCGCGGTCTTTGGGAATGACTCAGGGCCAAGCCATGAGACATGTTATTCTTCCTCAGGCCTTTAAACGGGTTATCCCTCCTCTGGGCAATGAGTTTATTGCTCTGCTTAAGGATTCTTCCCTGGTATCTTTTATTGCCCTTCAGGATCTTATGTATTCCGGAAAGCTTATCGTAAGCCGTACCTATCAGCCCTTTGTTATTTATTTAGAGGTTGCGTTGTTCTATCTGGCTATGACTCTGCTCCTTTCTCGGTTCGTGAATTATACAGAGAGGAGGTTCGGTAAGAGTGATAACCGTTAA
- the secA gene encoding preprotein translocase subunit SecA, translating into MGFLNKLFDDNAREVKKYQKKIAAINDLEPEIKALSDEQLRAKTDEFKQRLENGESLDSLLPEAFAVVREASWRVNGQRHYDVQLIGGMVLHDGRIAEMRTGEGKTLVATLPSYLNALTGRGVHIVTVNDYLARRDSEMMGRIHQFLGLSVGLIVHGLNYAQRRESYAADITYGTNNEFGFDYLRDNMVTRPDGLVQRELHYAIVDEVDSILIDEARTPLIISGEADKPTELYNRIAMIIPRLKPEEDYNVNEKDRVVTLTEQGVSRVETMLSVENLFDDLHTELAHHVNQGLKAHALFKLDRDYVVKDGQVIIVDEFTGRLMFGRRYSEGLHQAIEAKEKVKIEKESQTLATITFQNYFRMFEKLAGMTGTAMTEEPEFKKIYKLDVVEIPTNMPMVREDLPDVVYRTEEGKFKAVVEEIIQRHKKGQPVLVGTVSVEKSERLSSMLERRGISHQVLNAKFHEKEAEIIAGAGLKDMVTIATNMAGRGTDIILGEEVAGLGGLHIIGTERHESRRIDNQLRGRAGRQGDPGSSQFFLSLEDDLMRLFGADNITGMMDKLGMDDSVPITSKMISRSVETAQRRVENRNFEIRKHVLDYDDVMNLQREVIYAQRRQVLMGGNIQESIADMLEKVVRETVDMFGAQSPYPEEWDLNSFLEYVENGFLPNHDITAEQVGSMEKEEIVEMLLERAQAHYKTRETAFGEEIMREIERAVMLQVVDKKWMDHLDAMDMLREGIGLRAYGQKNPLVEYRREAYDMFQGMISSIQEDTIRYIMRVTPQVTEQKPEEPQHVRTNRDEEQPARPVHNEGPQIGRNDPCPCGSGKKYKKCCGADS; encoded by the coding sequence ATGGGTTTCTTAAATAAACTTTTTGATGACAATGCTCGTGAGGTTAAAAAGTATCAGAAAAAGATTGCTGCGATTAATGACTTGGAGCCGGAAATCAAGGCGTTGTCTGATGAACAGCTCCGTGCCAAGACCGATGAATTTAAACAACGGCTGGAGAATGGAGAGAGTCTGGACAGCCTTTTGCCTGAGGCATTTGCAGTGGTTCGTGAGGCCTCCTGGCGTGTCAATGGACAACGGCACTATGATGTGCAGCTGATCGGGGGCATGGTCCTGCATGATGGCCGCATTGCCGAGATGCGTACTGGGGAAGGAAAAACATTGGTGGCAACCCTTCCATCCTATTTGAATGCTTTGACAGGCCGTGGCGTTCATATCGTTACCGTCAACGACTATCTTGCCCGGCGTGACAGCGAAATGATGGGCCGCATTCATCAGTTCCTGGGATTATCGGTGGGTCTGATCGTTCATGGCTTAAACTATGCTCAGCGGCGGGAAAGCTATGCTGCAGATATAACCTATGGTACCAATAATGAATTTGGTTTTGATTATTTACGTGATAATATGGTGACCCGTCCTGATGGATTGGTTCAACGGGAACTTCATTATGCTATCGTAGACGAAGTGGACTCCATTTTGATCGACGAAGCCCGTACTCCATTGATTATTTCCGGGGAGGCGGACAAGCCTACCGAGCTCTATAACCGGATTGCCATGATTATTCCCCGCTTAAAGCCGGAAGAAGATTATAATGTCAATGAAAAAGACCGGGTGGTTACCTTGACTGAGCAAGGGGTCAGCCGGGTTGAAACCATGCTCTCCGTAGAGAATCTCTTTGACGATCTGCACACAGAGCTGGCCCATCATGTGAACCAGGGCTTAAAAGCCCATGCCCTCTTTAAACTGGACCGGGATTATGTGGTTAAGGATGGGCAGGTTATCATCGTTGACGAATTTACCGGACGTCTCATGTTTGGGCGCCGTTATTCAGAAGGATTGCATCAGGCGATTGAAGCTAAGGAAAAAGTGAAAATCGAAAAGGAATCCCAAACCTTAGCGACCATTACCTTCCAGAACTATTTCCGGATGTTTGAAAAACTTGCCGGTATGACCGGTACTGCCATGACGGAAGAACCGGAATTCAAAAAGATTTACAAATTAGACGTAGTGGAAATTCCCACCAATATGCCGATGGTTCGTGAGGATTTGCCTGATGTGGTCTATCGGACTGAGGAAGGTAAGTTCAAGGCTGTCGTTGAGGAGATCATCCAACGCCACAAAAAAGGACAGCCGGTTCTGGTGGGAACCGTATCGGTGGAGAAGTCCGAGCGCTTAAGCAGTATGTTGGAGCGCCGCGGGATATCTCATCAAGTCTTGAATGCCAAGTTCCATGAGAAAGAAGCCGAGATCATTGCCGGAGCAGGCTTGAAGGATATGGTGACCATCGCCACCAACATGGCGGGCCGTGGTACGGACATTATCCTGGGAGAAGAAGTAGCCGGACTGGGTGGTCTGCATATTATAGGTACAGAGCGCCACGAATCCCGCCGGATTGATAATCAGCTGCGCGGTCGTGCCGGGCGCCAAGGAGACCCTGGATCCTCCCAATTTTTCCTCTCCCTGGAAGATGATTTGATGCGCCTTTTTGGTGCGGATAATATCACCGGTATGATGGATAAATTAGGAATGGACGATTCCGTCCCCATTACCTCCAAGATGATCAGCCGTTCTGTAGAAACGGCTCAGCGTCGGGTGGAAAACAGAAACTTTGAAATCCGCAAGCATGTTCTTGATTATGATGATGTCATGAATCTGCAGCGGGAAGTTATCTATGCCCAACGCCGTCAGGTGCTTATGGGTGGCAACATTCAGGAGAGCATTGCGGATATGCTGGAAAAAGTGGTTCGGGAAACGGTGGATATGTTCGGTGCCCAGAGCCCCTATCCTGAAGAATGGGATCTTAACAGCTTCCTGGAGTATGTGGAAAATGGCTTCCTGCCCAATCATGATATTACGGCAGAGCAAGTAGGAAGCATGGAAAAAGAAGAGATCGTGGAAATGCTTCTGGAGAGAGCACAAGCCCATTATAAAACCCGTGAAACAGCTTTTGGCGAAGAGATCATGCGGGAAATCGAGCGGGCTGTGATGCTGCAGGTCGTGGACAAGAAGTGGATGGATCATTTGGATGCCATGGATATGCTCCGGGAAGGTATTGGCCTGAGAGCTTATGGGCAAAAGAACCCCTTGGTGGAATATCGCCGTGAAGCTTATGATATGTTCCAGGGCATGATCAGCTCAATTCAGGAAGACACCATCCGCTATATTATGAGAGTGACACCTCAAGTGACGGAGCAAAAACCGGAAGAACCTCAGCATGTCCGCACCAACCGGGATGAGGAGCAACCGGCCCGTCCGGTTCATAATGAGGGGCCCCAAATCGGCCGCAACGATCCCTGTCCCTGCGGCAGTGGCAAGAAATACAAGAAATGTTGCGGAGCAGACAGTTAG
- the hpf gene encoding ribosome hibernation-promoting factor, HPF/YfiA family produces the protein MNISVRGKQMEVTDALKEYVLKRVGKLEKYSDEFMDVKVTLLVEEGRHRVEVTAPLQGMILRGEEESGDMYASIDLVVEKLERQIDKYRTRINKRMRTKVLKDHEIEHPVLYEDDSEEVVRRKKFGTKPMSVEEAIMQMNLVGHNFYAFTNMDTNAINVVYRRRIGDYGLLEPED, from the coding sequence ATGAACATCAGCGTTCGCGGCAAACAAATGGAAGTCACCGATGCCCTGAAAGAGTACGTTTTAAAAAGGGTAGGCAAACTGGAGAAATACTCTGATGAGTTTATGGATGTTAAAGTAACCCTGCTGGTAGAGGAAGGTCGTCATCGCGTTGAGGTCACTGCACCCCTCCAGGGTATGATTCTTCGCGGCGAGGAAGAAAGCGGAGATATGTACGCTTCCATCGACCTGGTCGTCGAAAAGCTGGAGCGCCAAATTGATAAATACCGCACCCGGATTAACAAACGCATGCGCACTAAAGTCCTCAAAGATCATGAAATTGAGCATCCCGTCCTCTATGAAGATGATTCTGAAGAGGTTGTCCGTCGCAAAAAATTCGGTACCAAACCCATGTCCGTGGAAGAAGCCATTATGCAGATGAACCTGGTAGGACATAACTTCTACGCCTTCACCAACATGGATACCAATGCCATCAACGTGGTATATCGCCGGAGAATAGGTGATTATGGTCTCTTAGAACCCGAAGACTGA
- a CDS encoding zinc-ribbon domain containing protein, translating to MAFQDKELVCKDCGTTFIFTVGEQEFYAEKGFENEPQRCRDCRNARKTSRNSGESRQREMHTVVCAECGVETQVPFQPTSDRPVYCRDCYQNHRVGR from the coding sequence ATGGCGTTTCAAGACAAAGAACTAGTATGCAAAGATTGCGGAACCACTTTCATTTTCACTGTAGGTGAACAAGAATTCTATGCAGAAAAAGGCTTTGAAAACGAGCCACAGCGTTGCAGAGACTGCCGTAATGCACGTAAAACCAGCCGCAACAGCGGTGAAAGCCGTCAACGGGAAATGCACACAGTAGTTTGTGCAGAGTGCGGCGTTGAAACTCAAGTTCCATTTCAACCTACATCTGATCGTCCCGTTTACTGCCGTGATTGCTACCAAAACCATCGCGTAGGTCGCTAA